From Pseudomonas sp. G2-4:
GGCGTCGATGGCCGGGCCGAGATTGGCGGTTTTCGCCAGGTCACTCTTGGCAACACTTCCCAGGAACTGCCGGAAGTCCGTGACCGAGGTGTCGGAGAAGGTTTTGACGATGGTCGCGCTTTGTTGCGCGGTGATATTGGCGTTGGCCGACATCGCGAATGACGACAGGCTGGACAGTACGAGGGTGGCAACGGCAAGACGCTTGAACGGGAAGTTCATGGTGGCAGGCATTCCTTTGCAGGGAAGAAGTGTCGTTTGATGAAACAATCACTTACAACCTAACACCATGGACACGCGGCGGGGGAGCCCTTGAACAGAATTTGTCGCCCGGAAAAGCGAAAACGGCGCAGAAATGAAAAATCCATTCCAGCCACCTGATATTCATTGTGGGAGCGGAACAGAAGCTTTGTGAACACCCACAACCCAATGTGGCAGCGAGCTTGCTCGCGATAGCGGTGGGTCAGCTTACATCCATGCTGGTCCTGTTGACGCCATCGCGAGCAAGCTCGCTCCCACAGGGGATCTGTGGTGGACACACATTTCATGAACACCCACTCCCACAGGGGAAGCGGGTGGGTTTATTTAATGTGGTGCGCGCGTGATTGTCTTGAGCAGGTCTTCAGGGCTGATGTACCCGACAACCAGCTCGGCTTTGCTGCCCGGCAGCGGCAGGTCAAGGATGTGGCCCTTGATCTTGCCCACCACATGCATCTCGCAGGGTTTGCAGTCGAACTTCAACGTCAGCACTTCATCACCGTGGATCAACTGCATCGGGGCGACTTTGGTGCGCACGCCAGTAACCCCTTTGGCCTGTTTGGGGCAGAGGTTGAACGAGAAGCGCAGGCAGTGCTTGGTGATCATCACCGGCACTTCGCCGGTTTCCTCGTGGGCTTCGAACGCCGCGTCGATCAGCTTGACCCCATGGCGGTGATAGAAGTCCCGGGCTTTCTGGTTGTACACGTTGGCGAGGAACGACAAGTGCGATTCCGGGTACACCGGCGGCGGGTTGGTCTCGGCCTTGCGGCCACCGCGGGGGTGAGCGGCGATACGGGCGGCGGTCAGGGCTTCGATGACCTCACGGCGCAACGCCTTGAGCTGCGAATTGGGAATGAAGTACGCCTGGGGTGCGTCGAGTTGGGTCGATGTGGCGTGGTACTCGGTAGTGCCCAGTTGCCCGAGCAGGTCTTGTAACTGCTCCAAGGCTTGTTCCGGCTTGTTGGCCAGCCCGAACGGCCCGTCCAGGGCGACGCTGGCGCTGATGCCTTCCTCGCTGGTGGCGGTCAGTTCCAGGCGCTCTTCGCGCAGGCGTGCGTTCCAGGCCAGGCCGATGCGGCGCTCCGAGGAGGTCTTGAGCAGCGCTTGCTGCCAGTTGTGGTCCAGGTTGCGGTTCAGTGGATGATTGGGGCGCAACTGGTACATGCCGGCCGGCATCTCGTTGGGCTCGACGCGGTAGCGGTAACGCTTCTGGCCGTCCTCTTCGAATTCGCCCTTGGGCTCGGCGATATTGGCCCGAAAGCCCACCACTTCGCGCTTGACCAGCACGTTGAGCCCGTCACCGTTGGACAGCGGGTCAAAGGTCACCACTTGCATGTCGCGCTTGCCGACTTTTTCCACCAC
This genomic window contains:
- a CDS encoding U32 family peptidase, translating into MSLPKHHLELLSPARDVTIAREAILHGADAVYIGGPSFGARHNACNEVGDIARLVEFAHRYHARVFTTINTILHDNELEPARQLIHQLYDAGVDALIVQDLGVMELDIPPIELHASTQTDIRTLARAKFLDQAGFSQLVLARELNLQEIRAIADETEAAIEFFIHGALCVAFSGQCNISHAQNGRSANRGDCSQACRLPYTLKDDQGRVVAYEKHLLSMKDNNQSANIRDLVEAGVRSFKIEGRYKDMGYVKNITAYYRQRLDDVLEGRPDLARASSGRTAHFFVPDPDKTFHRGSTDYFVSERKIDIGAFDSPTFTGVPVGVVEKVGKRDMQVVTFDPLSNGDGLNVLVKREVVGFRANIAEPKGEFEEDGQKRYRYRVEPNEMPAGMYQLRPNHPLNRNLDHNWQQALLKTSSERRIGLAWNARLREERLELTATSEEGISASVALDGPFGLANKPEQALEQLQDLLGQLGTTEYHATSTQLDAPQAYFIPNSQLKALRREVIEALTAARIAAHPRGGRKAETNPPPVYPESHLSFLANVYNQKARDFYHRHGVKLIDAAFEAHEETGEVPVMITKHCLRFSFNLCPKQAKGVTGVRTKVAPMQLIHGDEVLTLKFDCKPCEMHVVGKIKGHILDLPLPGSKAELVVGYISPEDLLKTITRAPH